From Triticum aestivum cultivar Chinese Spring chromosome 4A, IWGSC CS RefSeq v2.1, whole genome shotgun sequence, a single genomic window includes:
- the LOC123083432 gene encoding 3-ketoacyl-CoA synthase 5-like: protein MASIPHPRHFVAIVDMILGFLRACQPIQFVLAGLLAAGVATIQLMKRRRTVYLIDYACSQGIGSCRVPKATFIEHIHLNPLFDDHSVSFMTRMLESSAIGEETRLPPGDSYMPAQNSFQEAGAEAELVVFSAIDDLFANRMVTADAIDILVVNCSVFAPVPSITDMIVNRYKLRDDVRAVNLSGMGCSAGVISVGLAAGMLQATGHGATQHALVVSTEIITSNFYTGKERPMQLSNILFRVGGAAVLLSTSEDRARFRLSHLVRTSTTGTHDGSYSCVFQEEDGEGNLGVNLSKDLLAVAGNALKANITAVAPLVLPLSEQLTFALSFVARKLGLTVKPHVPGFRKAFDHFCVHCGGRAVIDKVQSSLGLSDEQVEASRMTLHRFGNTSSSTVWYELAYIEAKGRMRKNDKVWMIGFGSGFKCNSAVWECIRPADQPDRAWAGCIHRYPSALP, encoded by the coding sequence ATGGCCTCGATACCTCATCCGAGGCATTTCGTGGCCATTGTTGACATGATATTAGGCTTTCTCCGCGCCTGTCAACCCATCCAGTTCGTCCTGGCCGGTCTCCTGGCTGCCGGCGTGGCCACCATACAGCTGATGAAGCGCCGCCGTACCGTATACCTCATCGACTATGCTTGCTCCCAGGGTATTGGCAGCTGTCGTGTGCCAAAAGCCACGTTCATCGAGCATATTCACCTCAACCCATTGTTCGATGACCACAGCGTCTCCTTCATGACGCGCATGCTGGAAAGCAGCGCCATCGGCGAGGAGACCAGACTGCCGCCCGGAGACTCTTATATGCCGGCACAGAATAGCTTCCAGGAGGCCGGCGCCGAGGCGGAGCTGGTCGTCTTCTCGGCCATCGACGACCTATTCGCCAACAGGATGGTCACCGCAGACGCCATCGACATACTAGTAGTAAACTGCAGCGTCTTCGCCCCAGTGCCGTCCATCACCGACATGATCGTGAATAGATACAAGCTCCGTGATGACGTCCGCGCCGTAAACCTTTCCGGTATGGGATGCAGCGCCGGCGTGATCTCGGTGGGTCTCGCGGCCGGCATGCTGCAAGCAACGGGCCACGGCGCGACGCAGCACGCTCTGGTCGTCTCCACGGAGATCATCACTTCTAACTTCTACACCGGCAAGGAGAGGCCCATGCAGCTCTCCAACATCCTGTTCCGGGTCGGCGGCGCGGCCGTGCTGCTGTCCACATCGGAGGACAGGGCGCGGTTCCGCCTCTCGCACCTCGTCCGGACGAGCACCACGGGCACGCACGACGGCTCCTACTCGTGTGTCTTCCAGGAAGAGGACGGCGAGGGCAACTTAGGTGTCAACCTGTCCAAGGATCTCCTGGCCGTCGCCGGCAACGCTCTCAAAGCCAACATCACAGCCGTCGCGCCCCTCGTCCTCCCTCTCTCCGAGCAGCTGACCTTCGCCCTGTCCTTTGTGGCCAGAAAGCTGGGGCTGACCGTGAAGCCGCACGTCCCCGGCTTCCGCAAGGCGTTCGACCACTTCTGTGTGCACTGCGGCGGGCGCGCGGTTATCGACAAGGTGCAGAGCAGCCTAGGGCTGTCAGACGAGCAAGTGGAGGCGTCCCGCATGACACTTCACCGGTTCGGGAACACGTCGAGCAGCACGGTGTGGTATGAGCTGGCGTACATCGAAGCGAAGGGCCGGATGCGGAAGAACGACAAGGTATGGATGATTGGGTTTGGATCCGGGTTCAAGTGCAACAGTGCCGTCTGGGAGTGCATCCGACCGGCGGACCAGCCGGACAGAGCATGGGCCGGGTGCATACATCGATACCCGTCTGCACTCCCCTAA